From Bacteroidales bacterium, a single genomic window includes:
- a CDS encoding AraC family transcriptional regulator — protein sequence MSTRALGLNYFKDDNCPVILYRVDRKHEITHEHDLTEINHYHDFVEIVIIIDGQGVQVVEAHEYLVSAGDVFVLQGNQSHYFKEAGKVDIVNVMFEETKKINLIPDRIKQLEGYNALFILEPNYRERDHFKNKLKLNREELAKIESIINEMFQEMQNREEGYDIILRNRFQELIVLLCRHYTKIGSTEARSLIRIGKVIEFLENNPDRKIYIKDMASLANMSVRNFQRNFVRALGLSPINYLIQVRLQRARKLLRETDLKIMDIADITGFTDISHFIKCFKKYFKVTPYKYRMQFLNDIPPEMSSEAEPEIKLKGRAV from the coding sequence ATGTCTACAAGAGCTTTAGGGTTAAACTATTTCAAAGATGACAATTGCCCGGTTATTCTTTACCGGGTCGACAGAAAACATGAAATAACGCACGAACATGACCTGACAGAAATCAATCATTATCATGATTTTGTGGAAATTGTGATAATAATTGACGGCCAGGGAGTCCAGGTTGTGGAAGCTCATGAATACCTCGTTTCTGCCGGAGATGTGTTTGTTTTGCAAGGCAATCAAAGCCACTATTTCAAAGAGGCCGGAAAGGTGGATATCGTAAATGTTATGTTTGAAGAGACCAAGAAAATAAACCTGATTCCCGACCGAATTAAACAACTTGAAGGTTACAATGCTTTGTTCATCCTGGAACCGAATTACCGGGAAAGGGATCATTTTAAAAACAAATTAAAGTTGAACCGGGAAGAGTTAGCAAAAATTGAATCGATAATCAATGAAATGTTCCAGGAAATGCAAAATAGGGAAGAAGGCTATGATATTATTTTGCGTAACCGTTTCCAGGAACTAATTGTTTTACTTTGTCGGCACTACACGAAGATTGGGTCCACAGAAGCCAGGTCGCTTATAAGGATAGGCAAAGTCATCGAATTTCTCGAGAATAATCCTGACAGGAAAATATATATCAAAGACATGGCCAGCTTAGCCAATATGTCAGTAAGGAATTTCCAACGAAATTTCGTTCGTGCGCTGGGACTTTCACCGATTAATTATCTGATACAGGTAAGATTGCAAAGGGCAAGAAAATTATTGCGGGAAACAGATCTTAAAATAATGGATATAGCCGATATCACCGGTTTTACAGACATCAGCCACTTTATTAAATGCTTCAAAAAATATTTCAAGGTTACTCCTTATAAGTACCGTATGCAGTTTTTAAATGATATTCCTCCGGAAATGAGTTCAGAAGCAGAGCCGGAAATCAAGCTCAAAGGCCGGGCGGTTTGA
- a CDS encoding alpha-L-fucosidase, translated as MKSNIGFLSLLFISLLVLAQNLTAQYTVPSKMGWWYEARFGMFVHFGSYSYLGHGEWAFFSENWSKAKYQTRVSAKFNPTGFNAGAMVRLAKTAGMKYLVITAKHHEGFCMWQTAVESFKDAAGTKLYDLPGFTAFKTRDILRELKDSCEAQGIKFCLYYSILDWNHPSQRVNRSSYYSDMASSYERYAYINDMKTQLSELITKYHPAVLWFDGDWTKNSGAATLSSWWTKFDGIDLYNYLIGLDSNLIINERICRSFGIGDFECPEQQVPDAPLSRPWETCQTMNDSWGYNAGDNAYKTPSTLIWELVKVISRDGNYLLNIGPKGDGTVTDQTISIINGLGNWMSVYGESIYGTYRSPYTTEPKWGFYTRKPGKLYAHVFSWPVSGLLKIPSLTNTINKIYLLNDTTALLNYTDSIGYIWISVPVIAPNSINSVVAIDVSGVPTASDQ; from the coding sequence ATGAAGAGTAATATTGGTTTTTTAAGTCTATTATTTATATCATTGCTGGTATTAGCTCAAAACCTTACCGCGCAGTACACTGTTCCCTCAAAAATGGGATGGTGGTACGAAGCCCGTTTTGGAATGTTTGTACATTTTGGATCCTATTCATACCTTGGTCATGGCGAATGGGCTTTTTTCTCTGAAAACTGGTCGAAAGCAAAATACCAAACCCGGGTTTCGGCTAAATTCAATCCAACTGGTTTCAATGCAGGAGCCATGGTACGATTGGCTAAAACTGCCGGTATGAAATACCTTGTTATAACGGCCAAGCATCATGAAGGCTTTTGTATGTGGCAAACAGCGGTTGAAAGCTTTAAGGATGCCGCTGGGACAAAGCTATACGATTTGCCCGGTTTTACAGCATTTAAGACCAGGGATATCTTACGGGAACTGAAGGACTCCTGCGAAGCGCAGGGAATTAAGTTCTGTTTGTACTATTCCATTTTGGATTGGAATCACCCCTCTCAGCGGGTTAATCGTTCATCTTATTATTCAGATATGGCTTCATCTTACGAAAGATATGCATATATCAATGATATGAAAACTCAATTAAGTGAACTGATAACGAAATATCATCCGGCTGTTCTGTGGTTTGATGGAGATTGGACCAAAAATTCCGGGGCAGCGACACTGTCTTCATGGTGGACAAAGTTTGATGGGATTGACCTGTATAATTACCTTATAGGATTGGATTCAAACCTGATTATTAATGAGCGGATTTGCAGAAGCTTTGGTATAGGGGATTTTGAATGTCCTGAACAGCAAGTGCCTGATGCCCCATTAAGCAGGCCATGGGAAACCTGCCAGACCATGAATGATTCCTGGGGCTATAATGCCGGGGACAATGCTTATAAAACTCCATCAACCCTGATATGGGAATTGGTTAAAGTTATATCAAGAGATGGTAATTACTTGCTAAATATCGGGCCCAAGGGTGATGGTACCGTTACAGACCAAACCATATCTATTATAAACGGCTTGGGAAACTGGATGAGTGTGTATGGTGAGAGTATTTATGGGACATACAGAAGTCCATACACCACTGAACCGAAGTGGGGCTTTTATACCAGGAAACCGGGAAAACTGTACGCTCATGTTTTTTCATGGCCAGTAAGCGGATTATTGAAGATTCCATCTCTTACGAATACCATCAACAAAATATACTTATTGAATGACACAACCGCATTATTAAATTATACCGACAGTATTGGGTACATTTGGATATCTGTGCCTGTAATTGCCCCAAATTCAATTAACTCCGTTGTAGCTATTGATGTTTCAGGAGTTCCAACAGCTTCTGACCAATAG
- a CDS encoding Ig-like domain-containing protein has protein sequence MLAMVSPVNATDKTIAWSVSDTTVAFISSNGLLTAKNNGTITVIATANDGSDVQGKLQIIIGQVKDGVNLKKK, from the coding sequence ATGTTAGCAATGGTATCACCGGTAAATGCTACCGATAAAACTATTGCCTGGTCAGTAAGTGATACAACAGTTGCTTTTATAAGCTCAAATGGTTTGTTAACCGCCAAAAACAACGGTACAATTACTGTAATAGCCACTGCTAATGATGGTTCCGATGTTCAGGGGAAATTACAGATAATCATCGGTCAGGTAAAGGATGGTGTAAATCTGAAAAAAAAATAG